The following proteins are encoded in a genomic region of Fundidesulfovibrio putealis DSM 16056:
- a CDS encoding glycosyltransferase has translation MRVLHLGKYFPPYTGGVETVTYELAHGMTRRGVVSDVLCFNPGGPRLEERWEGYSVTRAATPLVAASTPLSPDFVRLLARMAPNHDILHVHCPNPMAALALRLIRPKAKIVLHWHSDVIRQKRFNQAYRLLLGNWLASRADAVVGATPAHVEASEYARVFRGKSHIVPFCLDPAPFEPERVDQNALSRLRERHPGKKAVFALGRLISYKGFDVLLNAAKQLPDDWVVLIGGTGPLENELRAMINQLGLTGKAELLGRIPQEEISAHYHFCRVFCLPSVTRAEMYGMVQLEAMASGRPVVSTRIEGSGVPWVNRRGVTGLTVPPGDSGALALAFLEIDSDEERYRTMSDNGLLAARERFAPDIMLDGVEKMYRELIPA, from the coding sequence ATGCGCGTCCTGCACCTGGGCAAGTATTTTCCCCCGTACACCGGCGGGGTGGAGACCGTCACCTACGAGCTGGCCCACGGCATGACCCGGCGCGGCGTGGTGAGCGACGTGCTGTGCTTCAATCCCGGCGGGCCACGGCTGGAGGAACGCTGGGAAGGCTACTCGGTGACGCGCGCGGCCACGCCCCTGGTGGCGGCGTCCACGCCGCTGTCGCCTGATTTCGTCCGGCTGCTGGCCCGGATGGCCCCAAATCACGACATCCTGCACGTGCACTGCCCGAACCCCATGGCCGCCCTGGCCCTGCGCCTGATCCGACCCAAGGCCAAAATCGTGCTGCACTGGCACAGCGACGTGATCCGCCAGAAGCGCTTCAACCAGGCCTACCGCCTGCTCTTGGGGAACTGGCTGGCCAGTCGGGCCGACGCCGTCGTCGGGGCCACCCCGGCCCACGTGGAGGCCTCCGAGTACGCCCGGGTTTTCCGGGGAAAATCCCACATCGTGCCCTTCTGCCTGGATCCGGCTCCCTTCGAGCCCGAGCGCGTGGACCAGAACGCGCTGTCGCGCCTTCGCGAGCGTCACCCCGGCAAAAAAGCCGTGTTCGCCCTGGGCCGGCTCATTTCCTACAAGGGATTCGACGTTCTTCTCAACGCGGCGAAGCAGTTGCCGGACGACTGGGTGGTGTTGATCGGCGGCACGGGACCGTTGGAAAACGAACTGCGGGCCATGATCAACCAGCTTGGGCTCACGGGCAAGGCCGAACTCCTGGGGCGAATCCCTCAGGAAGAAATCTCCGCGCACTATCACTTCTGCCGGGTGTTCTGCCTGCCCTCGGTCACGCGGGCGGAGATGTACGGGATGGTGCAGCTGGAGGCCATGGCCTCCGGGCGGCCGGTGGTGTCCACGCGCATCGAGGGGTCGGGCGTTCCCTGGGTGAACCGGCGCGGCGTCACCGGGCTTACCGTTCCGCCGGGCGATTCCGGCGCGCTGGCCCTGGCCTTCCTGGAGATCGACTCGGACGAGGAGCGCTACCGGACCATGTCCGATAACGGGCTGCTGGCCGCGCGGGAGCGTTTCGCACCGGATATCATGTTGGACGGGGTGGAGAAAATGTACCGGGAGCTCATCCCGGCCTGA
- a CDS encoding MarR family winged helix-turn-helix transcriptional regulator: MADIEGLSALIIEFYEKLSSWEHAVVRGSSLTLPQMHTLEILGQHTSLRMKELAARMGVTTGTLTVTVDRLEKRGLVARVPHESDRRSVLVELTDRGRTLFEEHHRLHLGLTGELAAALGDEEAAAFAATLRKLTQAF, translated from the coding sequence ATGGCAGACATAGAGGGCCTCTCCGCCCTGATCATCGAGTTCTACGAGAAACTCTCCTCCTGGGAGCACGCCGTCGTGCGGGGAAGCTCCCTCACGCTTCCCCAGATGCACACCCTGGAGATCCTCGGCCAGCACACGTCCTTGCGCATGAAGGAGCTGGCCGCCAGGATGGGCGTGACCACCGGGACCCTCACGGTCACCGTGGACCGCCTGGAGAAACGCGGCCTGGTGGCCCGGGTGCCCCACGAATCCGACCGGCGCTCGGTGTTGGTGGAGCTTACGGACCGGGGCCGCACCCTGTTCGAGGAGCACCACCGCCTTCACCTGGGCCTGACCGGCGAACTGGCCGCCGCCCTCGGAGACGAGGAGGCAGCGGCCTTTGCCGCCACCCTGCGCAAACTGACCCAGGCCTTCTGA
- a CDS encoding methyl-accepting chemotaxis protein: MSIKWKILFIAIAGPLVLAVVMFFQEMLSISNAADQSILDQARAVVFMAEAARTDMSKKLELGVIRPFDQIPKENLIEAVPVISAINMAQQNASKLGYQFRVPKEQPRNPKNEPTELERKVLRDLESKHLDEIVIKESDKIRYFRAIRLTKDCLYCHGDPKGEKDPLGGTKEGWKVGEVHGAFEIISSLDAAKKQTANAAIAVGLTTLGVLGAIFSVAWWLMNSSILRPLAHIQDFAGSVAKGDLDAQPKGRFTAELLALKLSISSMVDKLKEKMAEATRKTQEAEVQKQTAEKAMSEAQAQEAKVSGLMVKMSGVASDSAEIARQVALASEALSAQVDEVNRGVEIQNQRTEETATSMEEMNATVLEVARNSSSAAQSAESARTEAQKGAEVVAQSVAAIKQVFDQAHQLKIQMTALGKQADDISRILVVISDIADQTNLLALNAAIEAARAGDAGRGFAVVADEVRKLAEKTMNATKEVGEVIGSIQNGARENIKSVEVASTSIDQATGLANQSGEALGHIVQLVTHTSDQVRSIATAAEEQSAASEEINRAVDDIRRVTAETSDGMSHSAKAVSDLAGLAQKLQKLIDVMNKG; encoded by the coding sequence ATGAGCATCAAATGGAAGATACTGTTCATTGCCATCGCAGGACCTCTGGTACTCGCCGTCGTCATGTTCTTCCAGGAGATGCTCTCCATTTCGAACGCTGCGGACCAGTCAATTCTCGATCAGGCGCGCGCAGTGGTCTTCATGGCCGAGGCCGCGCGAACCGACATGTCCAAAAAGCTGGAGCTGGGCGTCATCCGTCCCTTTGACCAGATTCCCAAAGAAAACCTGATAGAGGCCGTTCCGGTCATCTCCGCCATCAACATGGCCCAGCAGAACGCTTCCAAGCTGGGCTACCAGTTCCGCGTCCCCAAGGAGCAGCCGCGCAATCCCAAGAACGAGCCCACCGAGCTTGAACGCAAGGTGCTGCGCGATCTGGAATCCAAGCACCTGGACGAGATCGTCATCAAGGAATCGGACAAGATTCGCTACTTCCGGGCCATCCGTCTCACCAAGGACTGTTTGTACTGCCACGGCGACCCCAAGGGCGAGAAAGACCCCCTGGGCGGAACCAAGGAGGGCTGGAAGGTTGGCGAGGTGCACGGGGCCTTCGAGATCATCTCTTCCCTGGACGCCGCCAAGAAGCAGACCGCCAACGCGGCCATCGCCGTGGGCCTGACCACGCTCGGGGTTCTGGGCGCCATTTTCTCCGTGGCCTGGTGGCTCATGAATTCCAGCATTCTACGCCCCCTGGCGCACATCCAGGACTTCGCGGGCTCTGTGGCCAAGGGTGATCTGGATGCGCAGCCCAAGGGCCGGTTCACTGCCGAACTCCTGGCCTTGAAGCTTTCCATTTCCTCCATGGTGGACAAGCTCAAGGAGAAGATGGCCGAGGCCACCCGCAAGACGCAGGAAGCCGAGGTGCAGAAACAGACCGCCGAGAAGGCCATGAGCGAGGCACAGGCCCAGGAGGCCAAGGTTTCCGGGCTCATGGTCAAGATGTCGGGCGTGGCCTCCGATTCCGCAGAGATCGCGCGTCAGGTGGCCCTGGCCTCCGAGGCGCTGTCGGCCCAGGTGGACGAAGTCAACCGGGGTGTGGAAATCCAGAACCAGCGCACGGAGGAGACCGCCACCTCCATGGAAGAGATGAACGCCACGGTGCTCGAAGTGGCCCGCAACTCCTCCTCCGCTGCCCAGTCTGCCGAATCGGCGCGCACGGAAGCCCAGAAGGGCGCGGAAGTCGTGGCCCAGTCCGTGGCTGCAATCAAGCAGGTGTTCGATCAGGCCCACCAGCTCAAAATCCAGATGACCGCCCTGGGCAAGCAGGCAGACGACATCAGCCGCATACTGGTGGTCATCTCCGACATCGCAGACCAGACCAACCTGCTGGCGCTGAACGCCGCCATCGAGGCGGCCCGCGCGGGCGACGCCGGACGCGGCTTCGCCGTGGTGGCCGACGAGGTGCGAAAGCTCGCTGAAAAGACCATGAACGCCACCAAGGAAGTGGGCGAGGTCATCGGCTCCATCCAAAACGGCGCGCGCGAAAACATCAAGAGCGTGGAAGTCGCCAGCACGTCCATCGACCAGGCCACAGGGCTCGCGAACCAGTCCGGCGAGGCTCTGGGGCACATCGTCCAGCTGGTCACGCACACTTCCGATCAGGTGCGCTCCATCGCCACCGCCGCCGAGGAACAGTCCGCCGCAAGCGAGGAGATCAACCGCGCCGTGGACGACATCCGCCGCGTAACCGCTGAAACCTCCGACGGCATGAGCCATTCCGCCAAGGCCGTCTCCGACCTTGCGGGCCTGGCCCAGAAGCTCCAGAAGCTCATCGACGTGATGAACAAGGGCTGA
- a CDS encoding glycosyltransferase family 4 protein: protein MYWWVAGVFALGLATALVATPLAARFGRAFGFMDAPQGRKIHTHPIPRCGGLALVAAFCVAAALAWAVKLPQAGRLFDDARIWPVLGGGLFIFLVGLWDDRKPLPAKLKFAAQVAAASICFFYGVKIESFTLGSLISVNFDFLSYLLTVFWFVLFINAINLIDGLDGLAAGVAFFVCAVQAVLATMRAEALPAMYFAALGGASLGFLRYNFNPASIFLGDGGSYFLGYMVAALSILSSAKSQVGATILMPILAFGVPLLDTITSPLRRFVRGKKMFEPDREHVHHNLLAKGWSQRKTVVFLYGVTAFLAVMSVLIVNMRDVPAGLFILLLGGALILFVRKAGYFSFFALDKVVGWIRDISDEAGVSHGRRTFLNLQIEISQSEDLEAMWVNVCEALGQLEFDLGEMTLAGQNAAHVPLSGEACRLNSCYEWTREDLDRDKREYLSQRSLLKIELPLMDKSGGHLGTLWLVKNLADAPVSDFTLRRVEQLRRTVVSTLERLQGRA from the coding sequence ATGTACTGGTGGGTTGCGGGCGTCTTCGCCCTGGGGCTGGCCACGGCCCTGGTCGCGACTCCCCTGGCCGCGCGCTTCGGGCGGGCCTTCGGCTTCATGGACGCGCCCCAGGGGCGAAAGATCCACACCCACCCCATCCCGCGTTGCGGCGGGCTGGCCCTGGTGGCGGCGTTCTGCGTGGCCGCCGCGCTGGCCTGGGCCGTGAAGCTTCCCCAGGCGGGGCGGCTGTTCGACGACGCGCGCATCTGGCCGGTGCTGGGCGGGGGGCTGTTCATCTTCCTGGTCGGCCTCTGGGACGACCGCAAACCCCTGCCCGCCAAGCTCAAGTTCGCGGCCCAGGTGGCAGCGGCCAGCATCTGCTTCTTCTACGGGGTGAAAATCGAGTCCTTCACGCTGGGCAGCCTGATCAGCGTGAATTTTGATTTTCTGTCCTACTTGCTCACCGTGTTCTGGTTCGTGCTGTTCATAAACGCCATCAACCTGATCGACGGGCTGGACGGTCTGGCCGCAGGCGTGGCCTTTTTCGTGTGCGCCGTGCAGGCGGTGCTGGCAACCATGCGCGCCGAGGCCCTGCCTGCCATGTATTTCGCGGCCCTGGGCGGGGCGTCCCTGGGTTTTTTGCGCTACAATTTCAACCCGGCGTCCATTTTTCTGGGCGACGGGGGCAGTTATTTCCTCGGCTACATGGTGGCGGCCCTTTCGATTCTGTCTTCGGCCAAGTCTCAGGTGGGCGCCACCATCCTCATGCCCATCCTGGCGTTTGGCGTGCCGCTTCTGGACACCATCACCTCGCCGCTTCGGCGCTTCGTGCGCGGCAAGAAGATGTTCGAGCCGGACCGCGAGCACGTGCACCACAACCTGCTGGCCAAGGGGTGGTCCCAGCGCAAGACCGTGGTGTTCCTGTACGGGGTTACGGCCTTTTTGGCGGTGATGTCCGTTCTCATCGTGAACATGCGCGACGTGCCTGCCGGGCTTTTCATCCTGCTGCTGGGCGGGGCGCTGATCTTGTTTGTGCGCAAGGCCGGGTATTTCAGCTTCTTCGCCCTGGACAAGGTGGTGGGCTGGATCCGCGACATCTCGGACGAAGCCGGGGTCAGCCACGGCAGGCGGACATTCCTGAATCTTCAGATCGAGATTTCCCAGTCGGAAGACCTGGAAGCCATGTGGGTGAACGTCTGCGAGGCTCTGGGCCAGCTGGAGTTCGATCTGGGCGAGATGACCCTGGCCGGGCAAAACGCCGCCCACGTGCCGCTATCCGGCGAAGCCTGTCGCCTGAACTCCTGCTACGAGTGGACCCGCGAGGACCTGGACCGCGACAAGCGCGAATATCTGTCGCAGCGCTCGCTTTTGAAGATCGAGCTGCCACTCATGGACAAGAGCGGCGGGCATCTGGGGACGCTCTGGCTGGTGAAGAATCTGGCCGACGCGCCGGTTTCCGACTTCACGTTGCGCCGGGTGGAGCAACTGCGGCGCACGGTGGTCTCCACGCTGGAGCGTTTGCAGGGGCGCGCGTGA
- a CDS encoding sigma-54-dependent transcriptional regulator: MGKILIIDDDLPIRDALARVVERLGHDSESAASLAEGVAKARAGDFDVVLLDVRLPDGNGLDVIGDLQGAASRPEVIVITGWGDPDGAEAAMRRGAWDYIEKPPTLHSMTGPLLSAMAYRDARPQPSIETFVWDGIPGGHPSRAASLEQAARAARSDANILLTGETGTGKELFSRAIHNNSRRKLAPFVAVDCAALPATIAESLLFGNERGAYTGADRPREGLILQAHGGTLFLDEVGELPLSVQKTFLRTLQERRVRPVGGKTERTCDFRLVAATHRNLDHMAQAGLFREDLLFRLRGMVINLPPLREHPEDVLAFARHFLAVSCTRQEALPKRMTAQVEAALTAYSWPGNIREMQNVMEGMVALALEEPELHSVHLPVHIRVQVARGQVREKDSPAEMLSVPGEARKPLPALKVYRQAMDRLYLEQLLDQSEGKSGEACRISGMSRSRLYALLKEHGLKLLS, encoded by the coding sequence GTGGGCAAGATACTCATCATAGACGACGACCTCCCCATCCGCGACGCCCTGGCGCGCGTGGTGGAGCGCCTGGGGCACGATTCCGAATCCGCTGCATCCCTGGCCGAGGGCGTGGCCAAGGCCCGTGCCGGGGATTTCGACGTGGTGCTCCTGGACGTACGCCTGCCCGACGGCAACGGCCTGGACGTCATCGGCGACCTGCAAGGAGCCGCCAGCCGCCCCGAGGTCATCGTCATCACCGGCTGGGGCGATCCGGACGGCGCAGAGGCCGCCATGCGCCGGGGGGCCTGGGACTACATCGAGAAGCCCCCCACCCTGCACTCCATGACCGGCCCGCTTCTTTCGGCCATGGCCTACCGCGACGCGCGCCCCCAGCCTTCCATCGAAACCTTCGTATGGGACGGCATCCCCGGCGGACACCCAAGCCGCGCCGCAAGCCTGGAGCAGGCCGCCCGCGCCGCCCGCAGCGACGCCAACATCCTGCTCACCGGCGAGACCGGCACCGGCAAGGAGCTCTTCTCCCGGGCCATCCACAACAACTCCCGCCGGAAACTCGCCCCCTTCGTGGCCGTGGACTGCGCCGCCCTGCCCGCCACCATCGCGGAGAGCCTGCTGTTCGGCAACGAGCGCGGCGCGTACACCGGCGCGGACCGGCCCCGCGAGGGCCTCATCCTGCAAGCCCACGGCGGAACGCTGTTCCTGGATGAGGTGGGCGAGCTGCCCCTGAGCGTCCAGAAAACCTTCCTGCGCACCCTCCAGGAGCGCAGGGTCCGGCCCGTTGGCGGCAAGACCGAACGCACCTGTGATTTCCGGCTGGTGGCGGCCACGCACCGAAACCTCGACCACATGGCCCAGGCAGGGCTCTTTCGCGAGGACCTGCTGTTTCGCCTGCGCGGCATGGTGATAAACCTGCCGCCGCTGCGCGAACACCCCGAGGACGTGCTTGCTTTCGCCCGCCACTTCCTGGCGGTGTCCTGCACCCGGCAGGAAGCCCTCCCCAAACGCATGACCGCGCAGGTGGAAGCCGCCCTGACCGCCTACAGCTGGCCGGGCAACATCCGCGAGATGCAGAACGTGATGGAAGGGATGGTGGCCCTGGCCCTGGAGGAACCGGAGCTGCACTCTGTGCACCTGCCCGTGCACATCAGGGTGCAGGTGGCCAGGGGGCAGGTGCGCGAAAAAGATTCGCCCGCCGAGATGCTCTCCGTGCCTGGGGAAGCGCGAAAGCCCCTGCCTGCGCTCAAGGTCTACCGCCAGGCCATGGACAGATTGTATCTGGAACAGCTGCTGGATCAGTCCGAGGGGAAATCCGGCGAGGCCTGCCGCATCTCCGGCATGTCGCGCTCGCGGTTGTACGCGCTGCTTAAGGAGCACGGCTTGAAGCTTTTGTCGTAA
- a CDS encoding glycosyltransferase family 4 protein, which translates to MSRPLKVIVNAVPLTGVNTGIGRYLRCLYDHIERAYGSEVSIGYFDGRRVLERMPDPAASVAGRSRLTKLLWKLPPLAGLAVRLAVHAKREWAFYQAAKGYDVYHEAAFFPFLAPKGVKTVFTVHDLSLIRYPQHHPRERVLYFDLFFKRRLRQVSRFLAVSEFTRREMTEVLGIDPALIGLTYNAIDPQQFHPRPGGTRIPGLAPGEPYFLFLGTNDPRKNPQVIPKALAASKLDVPLVLAGWSGWSREDATAGRVVELGYVPEQSLAGLYSDALALIYPSLYEGFGLPVLEAMSCGCPVITANAASLPEVGGDACLYLNDPSDPQEMARAMIRVASDSFLRADMRAKGLVQATRFSWTTSAQEAVNSFFGTVT; encoded by the coding sequence GTGTCCCGTCCCCTCAAGGTCATTGTCAACGCCGTGCCCCTCACCGGCGTGAACACCGGCATCGGGCGCTACCTGCGCTGCCTGTACGACCACATCGAGCGCGCCTACGGCTCCGAGGTCTCCATCGGCTACTTCGACGGTCGGCGGGTCCTGGAGCGCATGCCGGACCCGGCCGCCAGCGTGGCCGGGCGGTCGCGCCTGACCAAGCTCCTGTGGAAGCTGCCGCCCCTGGCCGGGCTCGCGGTGCGCCTTGCCGTGCACGCCAAGCGCGAATGGGCGTTTTACCAGGCGGCAAAAGGCTACGACGTCTACCACGAGGCGGCCTTCTTCCCCTTCCTGGCCCCCAAGGGAGTCAAGACCGTGTTCACGGTGCACGACCTGTCGCTGATCCGCTATCCGCAGCATCACCCCCGGGAGCGCGTGCTCTATTTCGACCTGTTCTTCAAACGCCGCCTCAGGCAGGTCTCGCGGTTTTTGGCGGTGTCGGAGTTCACCCGCAGGGAGATGACCGAGGTGCTGGGCATCGACCCCGCCCTGATCGGCCTGACCTACAACGCCATCGACCCGCAGCAGTTCCACCCCCGCCCCGGCGGGACCCGCATACCGGGACTGGCTCCCGGCGAGCCGTATTTCCTGTTCCTGGGCACCAACGACCCGCGCAAGAACCCCCAGGTGATCCCCAAGGCACTTGCGGCAAGCAAGCTGGACGTTCCCCTTGTGCTGGCAGGCTGGAGCGGCTGGTCGCGGGAGGACGCAACCGCAGGGCGCGTGGTGGAACTGGGTTATGTCCCGGAGCAGTCCCTGGCCGGGCTCTATTCCGACGCCCTGGCGCTCATCTACCCGAGCCTCTACGAGGGCTTCGGCCTGCCTGTGCTGGAGGCCATGTCCTGCGGCTGCCCGGTCATCACCGCCAACGCGGCCAGCCTGCCCGAGGTGGGCGGGGACGCCTGCCTGTATCTGAACGACCCCTCCGACCCGCAGGAAATGGCCCGCGCCATGATCAGGGTGGCCTCCGATTCGTTCTTGCGGGCCGACATGCGCGCAAAAGGTCTGGTGCAGGCCACGCGTTTCTCTTGGACAACCTCCGCACAGGAGGCAGTGAATTCTTTTTTCGGAACTGTCACTTGA
- a CDS encoding glycosyltransferase: MRQSPLILHDAFAFPGGGEKVAQSLAELTGGILWTAQFNQAAFPPDFFAMRPPMDMRAREKYPDLARLSETACFWKCFAQFPRSNPPYTIFSGSLAPMAHERVTGKKILYCHTPPRILYDQRDYYLSGQPAAKRPAYKAFLWTFERAYAKAARSMDLIVSNSQNVAHRLGRYLQLDSEIVPPPVRTQDFTWLGQEDFYLSTARVDRLKRVETIVEAFLAMPDKRLVVVSGGSELERVRAMAANAPNIEVRGWVSAQDLRQLTGKCLATVYIPRDEDFGISPVESMAAGKPVIGVAEGGLLETVQEHKTGILIQASPRPEHVVQAVSAMTPELALSMRAACEARAAKFDESAFRAKMQRLIDGVLR; encoded by the coding sequence ATGCGCCAAAGTCCGCTCATTTTACACGACGCCTTCGCCTTCCCCGGCGGCGGGGAGAAGGTCGCCCAGTCCCTGGCCGAGCTTACCGGGGGCATCCTCTGGACCGCGCAGTTCAACCAGGCCGCGTTTCCTCCGGATTTCTTCGCCATGCGCCCGCCCATGGACATGCGCGCCCGGGAGAAATACCCCGACCTGGCCCGCCTTTCCGAGACGGCCTGCTTCTGGAAGTGCTTCGCGCAATTCCCGCGCTCCAACCCGCCCTACACCATCTTCAGCGGGTCATTGGCCCCCATGGCCCATGAGCGGGTCACGGGCAAGAAAATACTCTACTGCCACACCCCGCCGCGCATCCTCTACGACCAGCGCGACTACTACCTCTCCGGCCAGCCAGCCGCGAAACGCCCGGCCTACAAGGCCTTCCTCTGGACCTTCGAGCGCGCCTACGCCAAGGCGGCCCGCTCCATGGACCTCATCGTGTCCAACTCCCAGAACGTGGCCCACCGCCTGGGGCGCTACCTGCAACTGGACTCCGAGATCGTGCCCCCGCCGGTTCGCACCCAGGACTTCACCTGGCTCGGCCAGGAGGATTTCTATCTTTCCACTGCGCGCGTGGACCGGCTCAAGCGAGTGGAGACCATCGTGGAAGCCTTTCTCGCCATGCCGGACAAACGGCTGGTGGTGGTCTCGGGCGGCAGCGAGCTGGAACGGGTGCGGGCCATGGCCGCCAACGCGCCAAACATCGAAGTGCGCGGCTGGGTGAGCGCCCAGGACCTCCGGCAACTTACCGGCAAGTGTCTGGCAACCGTCTACATCCCGCGCGACGAGGATTTCGGCATTTCCCCGGTGGAGTCCATGGCCGCCGGGAAACCGGTCATCGGCGTGGCCGAGGGCGGGCTTCTTGAAACGGTTCAAGAACATAAGACCGGTATCTTGATACAGGCCAGCCCCCGCCCGGAACACGTTGTCCAGGCCGTTTCCGCCATGACGCCGGAACTGGCCCTGTCCATGCGCGCGGCCTGCGAGGCCCGCGCCGCCAAATTCGACGAATCGGCCTTCAGGGCGAAAATGCAGCGCCTGATCGACGGGGTGCTGCGTTGA
- a CDS encoding B12-binding domain-containing radical SAM protein: MNILVANLAGVKVESDGSVKHYIKAGSRWPMTIGRSRSVDYYPFPFWLAYTSALLKRDTKAHVQGLDGVVLDMTGDELLGEIVSRKPDLLVVELASLTLGEDLEFMTKVKAATKCRIVVCGNYATVTHKSLIQDNACLDFAVRGEYEMAVRDLALALMDETPLEDVLGVTWRDASGQVVENAPRPLLASLDELPFPDREDFPATIYPDFTLYSPCINILSSRGCPCGCVYCQERHVMYASPKYRSRSAASVVDEMQYCQQKFGARQFYFDDQSFVVKKKHVMDICAEIMRRGLTVPWTVMGDAMFVDREMLEAMAKAGCIGMKFGVESADQTILKAIGKPLDLEKAKQVARWCKELSIRTHATFCLGLPGETVETIKKTMAYMEEIEVDTAQVSKAVPYPGTPMYEWAMKNGYLTTTDLGNFDGMGDSIISYPGLSNQEIDAWCAIFSRRVARKKVLKYLFEPRQSISIIIEMARRKGVMSLLKSLYTFVRRAF; this comes from the coding sequence ATGAATATTCTCGTGGCCAATCTGGCCGGCGTCAAGGTCGAATCCGACGGTTCCGTGAAGCATTACATCAAGGCCGGGTCGCGCTGGCCCATGACCATCGGACGCTCGCGCTCCGTGGATTACTATCCCTTCCCCTTCTGGCTGGCCTACACCTCGGCGCTTTTGAAGCGCGACACCAAAGCCCACGTGCAGGGCCTGGACGGCGTGGTGCTGGACATGACCGGCGACGAGCTTCTGGGCGAGATCGTCTCCAGAAAGCCCGACCTGCTGGTGGTGGAACTCGCCTCGCTCACGCTTGGCGAGGACCTGGAGTTCATGACCAAGGTCAAGGCTGCCACGAAGTGCAGGATCGTCGTGTGCGGCAACTACGCCACCGTGACCCACAAGTCACTCATCCAGGACAACGCCTGCCTGGATTTCGCGGTGCGCGGCGAATACGAGATGGCTGTTCGCGACCTGGCGCTCGCCCTCATGGATGAAACGCCCCTGGAGGACGTCCTCGGCGTCACTTGGCGCGACGCCTCCGGCCAGGTGGTGGAGAACGCCCCCCGGCCCCTGCTGGCCAGCCTCGACGAGCTGCCCTTTCCGGACCGCGAGGATTTCCCGGCCACCATCTACCCCGACTTCACCCTGTACAGCCCGTGCATCAACATACTCTCCAGCCGGGGCTGTCCCTGCGGCTGCGTGTACTGCCAGGAGCGTCACGTCATGTACGCCTCGCCCAAGTACCGTTCGCGCTCTGCCGCGTCGGTGGTGGACGAGATGCAGTACTGCCAGCAGAAGTTCGGGGCGCGCCAGTTCTATTTCGACGACCAGAGCTTCGTGGTGAAGAAGAAGCACGTCATGGACATCTGCGCCGAGATCATGCGCCGGGGCCTTACCGTGCCCTGGACCGTGATGGGCGACGCCATGTTCGTGGACCGCGAGATGCTCGAGGCCATGGCCAAGGCCGGTTGCATCGGCATGAAGTTCGGCGTGGAATCCGCCGACCAGACCATCCTCAAGGCCATCGGCAAGCCCCTGGACCTGGAAAAGGCCAAGCAGGTGGCCCGCTGGTGCAAGGAGCTGAGCATCCGCACCCACGCCACCTTCTGCCTGGGCCTGCCCGGCGAGACCGTGGAGACGATAAAAAAGACCATGGCCTACATGGAAGAGATCGAGGTCGATACGGCCCAGGTCTCCAAGGCCGTGCCCTATCCCGGCACGCCCATGTACGAGTGGGCCATGAAGAACGGCTACCTGACCACCACGGATCTTGGCAATTTCGACGGCATGGGTGACTCCATCATCAGCTATCCGGGTCTGAGCAATCAGGAGATCGACGCCTGGTGCGCCATTTTCTCGCGCCGCGTGGCCCGCAAGAAGGTGCTCAAGTATCTGTTCGAGCCCCGCCAGAGCATCTCCATCATCATTGAGATGGCCCGGCGCAAGGGCGTGATGAGCCTGCTCAAATCCCTCTACACGTTCGTGAGGCGGGCTTTCTGA